The following proteins come from a genomic window of Montipora foliosa isolate CH-2021 chromosome 2, ASM3666993v2, whole genome shotgun sequence:
- the LOC137989560 gene encoding adenosine receptor A2b-like, translating to MKNNVGNSTCKPANMPVHFTGIFLTLSVSGMLTSALGNSLIFLAVYKARSLRTPANYLLMSLSFASLLFIPVLASYAVSLTKTKCDALIPTLCKWTSLVDFALFCVVMAHLAVISLDRLLAIKMPMRYQALVTKNRTQALIIFLWIIGTLEGVFPNILQVLIDSRRGTTFLELLHGCIQNNLIPDKGKLAMVVPHFLFLMSLAVFVPSGIMLVTHAWIFKISTEQNRRIRAVQDAMGQKRLSEIRAAKTVAIIVFSALACFTPLLVVNFITTFEPPIGKRLDPSQFNVKYILFPSLKILTLLAICVNPLIYALKSRPFKEVFKRIFETEGISFYFELKIRKPGDANTPN from the exons ATGAAAAACAACGTGGGGAACAGCACTTGCAAACCAGCAAATATGCCCGTCCATTTCACTGGGATCTTCTTGACTCTCTCAGTGTCGGGTATGCTCACGTCAGCTCTGGGAAATTCACTGATCTTTCTCGCCGTCTACAAAGCAAGATCTCTGAGGACACCTGCAAACTATTTACTGATGAGCCTGTCATTCGCGAGCCTGCTGTTTATACCAGTTTTAGCGAGTTATGCCGTTTCTCTAACGAAGACCAAATGTGATGCATTAATACCAACTCTGTGCAAATGGACTTCACTGGTGGATTTTGCGTTGTTCTGTGTGGTTATGGCTCATTTGGCGGTAATTTCCTTGGATCGTTTGTTGGCTATAAAGATGCCCATGAG ATACCAAGCTTTGGTGACCAAAAACCGAACGCAAGCCTTGATAATCTTCCTCTGGATTATAGGTACGCTGGAGGGAGTATTTCCAAATATTCTTCAAGTCCTGATTGATAGCAGAAGGGGTACGACTTTTCTTGAGTTGCTTCATGGCTGCATCCAAAACAACTTAATTCCCGATAAAGGCAAACTAGCAATGGTTGTACCTCATTTCCTGTTTTTGATGTCACTCGCCGTCTTCGTGCCCAGCGGAATTATGCTGGTCACGCATGCGTGGATTTTCAAAATCTCCACCGAGCAAAACAGACGAATCCGCGCAGTACAAGACGCCATGGGTCAAAAACGCCTCAGTGAAATACGCGCCGCCAAGACAGTCGCGATTATCGTGTTTTCAGCGTTAGCGTGTTTCACTCCACTCCTTGTGGTGAATTTTATCACTACGTTTGAGCCTCCTATCGGCAAAAGGCTTGATCCAAGTCAATTCAATGTCAAATATATTCTTTTCCCGAGTCTTAAAATTCTCACCTTGTTGGCCATATGTGTGAACCCACTGATTTACGCTTTGAAAAGCAGGCCCTTCAAGGAAGTGTTTAAACGTATTTTCGAAACTGAGggcatttcattttatttcgaGCTAAAAATTAGAAAACCTGGCGATGCTAATACTCCAAACTGA